GAGGAAATCAGCATTTGTCTGCCAGTCTATGACATACTCTTCCAGTATGTCTTTTTCAAGAAGATTACCTTTCTTGTCGGTAAAGACAAAGCTGAGTGGCCAGGAACCATAGGTGATTGATGTAACTCCCTTTTGTGTACTTCCTCTGTAGTACGAGCGGCCTTCAAGTATCTTGAAGTATACCCTGCCGCCTTCCTCGAACGTTATCAGTCCACTGTGTACAGCAGCCGTTCCTACATTGCTATCACCGGTATACACCCCGGTTCCCCAGATTGCAAGATCGGACCCTCCCGGTGGCAAGTCGAGTGTAAAGATATCACCGACCCGTTCGCTGAACATGTCCCCACTCATCAGCCATGGCTCTACATTGGGTACGAAGGTAAGTGCTTCAATGAATGCACCATGGTCATACCCTAATTGGATCTCTGGAATACCGCTTGAGAAAGAAAGAGAGGCAGAGGTACAGCCAAGAAACAACAGGGAAAGCACAATAACTCCAATACCGATTCTTAGTACCTTGTTCATTGATAACCCCCATGTTTGGTGGGTGTTGGTACAGATTGCAGGACAGGGAAGTACAAGTACCAAGCCCCCGAGATTTCTGTGATTCCAATCTGAGCATAATCCCGAATCTGTCTACTTAGAAGAGGCTCACCCCATGAAAGTTGCACAAATCCTGCTTGCCATACAGCAGAGTTTGTTCCAAACTGCTGGAGAGGAGTCAGCACATGGAACTAATGCATAATCATGACAAGCGTACTTCACGTCTTATTGAGTACTTCCAGATTCTCAGTGAGGGAACTACAGACAAGGAAACCTATGAATCCTATCGTGATGTATTGGAAACAGCCACCGCATATGAGACGAATGCGGCATTGGATGAACTCCTCAGCAAGGCAGAGGATATTGAGTCCTATACCATTCCAGTGGCAAGGTTCATCCGTTCAGTGGGTAAGGGCTTGGAGAGTGCTACGCTTCCAGATTACCAGGACAATGTACTGCTTACATCCTTGGTTGAGGAGAATGTTGAAATCGCGAAGGTGTCCTCTTCCTTGCAGCAACTCAGCATTCAGCTGAAGAAGGAAGGATGTAGTGATGTTTCAGGCATACAGGAAGTTCTTTCCGCGTTTGACCTGCTACAAAAGCACTATGAGCGGTTGCAGAATGAGCTATTTCCCCTTTTTGAGCAAACCAGCAATGACCATAGCTGCGTGAAGCTTATCTGGGCTATCCAGAATACAGCCCTTGAACTGAAGAAGCAGACTCAAGCCTATGAAGGTAATGATATGGCATCCTTCTGGAAATTGTTCAGCAACTTCTATTTCAACATGGAAATATTGCGGTATAGGGAGACATATATACTCTATCCGGTTGCATATCGTGCTCTAGGCGAGCATAGCGAAAAGCGTATGGATAGTGCCCTTGCTGATGCACTCTTTTCTTGTAGGACGGGGGCCCTCACATTCGAACAGTTGGAGTTGATCTTCCGCCTCCTTCCACTCGATGTTGCTTTCATAGGGGCCGATGACAGGGTCAAGTTCTACTCTGATCCACCACATCGAATCTTTCCCCGTAGTCCACAGGTAATTGGAAGGTTGGTGCAGAACTGCCATCCTCCAAAGAGCGTGTCCACGGTCGAGGAAATCCTCAGTTCCTTCAAAGAAGGAAGGGAGGATTCTGCGGAGTTCTATCTGGTTGTAAGGGGAGCATTTGTCCACATCCAGTACTACGCAGTGCGTAGCATGGATGGCAAGTATCTTGGGACCTTGGAAGTGACCCAAGACGCAACACACCTCAGGTCCCTTAGCGGGGAGAAGCGGTTGCTCTAGATTCGAGATATCCCTTGATAAGGGTGGCGTTGAAGTTCTCTTCAGCTTCCAATACACCCATCTCTCGTTGGGCATTCTCCGGTGAGTCAGAAGCGTGTGCAGCATTGACGCGGATATTGGAGCCGAATTCTCTTCGGATGGTTCCAGCAAGGGCCTTGTTCGGGTCTGTGGCACCGAGGATTGTTCTGATCTTACTCACGGCATCAACGCCTTCATAGATCAGGACCATGCATTTTACCAGTCCTGGCTTGTCTAGATCCTCAGCCTTGCATTCACTCGGCTTTATACCGGCCATGAACTCTACAATACGTTCGAACTGTTCTTCACTGTACATATCGCCGAAGCTGTTGGTCAGGATATTCTGGAGCTGATCTCCCAGCAGTACATTGAATTCACCTTCCAGGAGTTCCCTCGCTTGCATACCATAGATGGGAGCAAGTTTGGCTTTCAAGCCTTCCTTGGTCGGGCCGTAGAACTGCAGAGCCTGGGCAACGGACATCTTCAGTACCTTGATGCCCACGATGCGAAGTCCACTGCGACTGAACATGTCTATGATCATGCCGGGGCGGCTGGAAGCATACTTCCAGTTATCTGGCTTGATGATGACCAGTGTTCGCTGGGCCTTCTCATAATATTCATCAGGTCTGTTCTTGACGATGTTGTTTTTTCCTGGCAACCAGGCACCAAATAGGGCGAGCGTTTGGTCAGCTTCATTCTGGCTTTGAGCAGTGATGACTGCAGGTTCAAAATAAAGAACATCGCTCTCTTTCTCATCAGTATAGATAAGATCAGCATAGGTGTCACGGATTGACATCCCAGTAACATTTTCCACCAAGCGGGCTTCCTTCTGGAAGGATCCCACCACTTTGGTAAGTTCCTCACAGGGATGTTCCCCTTTGAATAGAAGCAACAAGGATCGGTGTTTGACTCCACCGGTGGGTCCTAGGTTCTGTTCTATGTAGGAGGAAAGAAGGTTTGAGATGTTTGCTCCCTCATCCTTTTCCCTAGTCTTGATAATCGATGCATATTCCTCGGTAATGGTCTGATCCATTGCAATCATCTGAGCTCCTACAAGCTCAAGGGATATGCGGGAGAGAAGTCTGGAAAGCACCCCGCCGGTGCGACTTTTTGCTACGGTATATGGGGTAACCAGAACATACGATAAGGACTGTTCCATGAGCAGCCTCCTTAGTAAAGTGTCTGTACACCGTATCCTACAAGTCCAGATGCTCTTTGTCTATGACCTACTCAAGAAAAAACCTCGATTTGGCACGAATGCATCGTCTCCAGTGCTGCCTGATGGTTGCCGGGGGTTGTTCCAGCGCAACAACTTGCATCAACGAGGACTGGTATCTCCGGTCTCATTGCCTTGATCAAGAGGGCATTGGAGACCACACAGATGTCAGTGCATACGCCCACCAACTCCACTTCCGTGATTGTCTCGTCTCCTGCGATGTATGTTGCAAGCTCAACTGACCCGAAGGTGGGTTTTTCAAAGACCATTGCATCTTTCAGAGGCTCTTTGAGCTGGTCTACCAATTGATGCCCTTCTTCCCCCTTGATGCAGTGAGGGACAGGAAGGTGTTTCCCTTCACTGGTTTCCAAATAGTCTGCCTCATGGGTGTCCAAGGTATAGGCAAGAGATCCCTGGTGACCAATCACTTTTGCGACCACCTTATCAACCACCGCTTGTGCCTCAACAGTGCCGAGGCTCCCCGAGACGAAATCCTTTTGCATGTCGATCACGACAAGCAACTTCCTAGAATGAGACTTTGAATAATCCTTCTTTGTTGCAGTAGGCATATACATCTCCATGGTCAGTATCGGTGAATACCGCAGAGGCAGGAGTCCCCTTGCGTATGTCATGGCGCCGGGTATGGTGTTTGGTCACCAAGAATATGGTGGTAACCTGATGATCATCACTCTGGGGATGCGGTTTACTGCCCACTTTTACGTAGAGCAGGTCCCCTCGGTGCGTAAGTACTATTTCATGGTTTGCGTCTCTCTCGTCTGCGGTCCTGGGTTTCAGGAGTTGCATCTCTGTTTCACAACAATGCAAGGAGTGCCCCTCGTCATATACCAAATCAACCATTGAATGGCAGATGGGGCAACGATAGAAGTGAAGCTTCTTTGCCATAGACCCTCCTTTCTTCTAAAGGTACCAAGGTTCGGAGAAAGAGGAAAGGGGAGGAGAGAAAAACATAACAGACTATTCATGGTCTCTAAACACTTTTCTCACATATTAGCTGTAGGGTGTGCCCAACAATGTTTCTAAATATGGAGGAAACAATGAAAAGATTGAGTATTATCGTCCTGATGGTTATCACCCTGGCTTCACTCGGTGCAGCGGGGAAGAGTGAATCAGAGAATGTTGCAACAAGCTCCTTCAGTTGGATTGAAGGGCCTGAAGTTGAAGGTCTTCCTGGGGTAAACCCCCTGAAGGTCAGCGGGAATATCATCACCGCTGGAAGTTCCACCGTTTATCCCCTTTCTGAGCGTATGGCCGAAAGGTTCAAGGAAGAAGGGTACAGCGGTGTTATCACCATTGACTCAATCGGAAGTGGTGCAGGATTTGAGCGCTTCACCGTATCCGGTGAGACCGACATCTCAAATGCAAGCCGTGGTATCAAGGCAAGCGAGATTGAGGATGCAAAGAAGATTGGCAGAAACCCCATTGAGTTCAGGGTTGGTACCGATGCACTTGCAGTGGTTGTAAGCAAGGAAAACACCTTCCTGAAGGATGCAACCATGGAAGAGCTTGGTAAGATTTTTAGTACCGCCAAGTTATGGTCTGACATCAATCCTGCCTATCCTGCCGAGCCGATCCAGCGCTTTATCCCTGGAACCGACAGTGGTACCTTCGACTACTTCTCTGAGGAAGTGTTTGACAAGAATCCTGAACCAATGCTCTCTGCTGGTCACCTGCAGCTCAGTGAGGATGACAACATCCTGGTACAGGGTATCAAGGGCAGTCCCTATGCAATCGGGTTCTTCGGCTATGCATACTACAGTGAGAATGAAGACTCTCTCAATATTCTCAGCATCAACGGAATTGAAGCAAGCAAGGCGAATGTGGACAACAACTCCTATCCCTTGGCCAGACCTCTCTTCCTGTACAGTGATGCCGAGATCATGAAGAGCAAACCACAGGTTGCAGCTTTCCTGGACTTCTACCTCAGTTAT
This sequence is a window from uncultured Sphaerochaeta sp.. Protein-coding genes within it:
- a CDS encoding LCCL domain-containing protein encodes the protein MNKVLRIGIGVIVLSLLFLGCTSASLSFSSGIPEIQLGYDHGAFIEALTFVPNVEPWLMSGDMFSERVGDIFTLDLPPGGSDLAIWGTGVYTGDSNVGTAAVHSGLITFEEGGRVYFKILEGRSYYRGSTQKGVTSITYGSWPLSFVFTDKKGNLLEKDILEEYVIDWQTNADFLNLFVGEEVTVSLPPGGTEETIWGSGPYSSDSPIGTAAVHAGKITFEDGGEVTIQFIGEAPRFNGSTKHGVTSESFNDQMEAYIFL
- a CDS encoding PAS domain-containing protein, translated to MELMHNHDKRTSRLIEYFQILSEGTTDKETYESYRDVLETATAYETNAALDELLSKAEDIESYTIPVARFIRSVGKGLESATLPDYQDNVLLTSLVEENVEIAKVSSSLQQLSIQLKKEGCSDVSGIQEVLSAFDLLQKHYERLQNELFPLFEQTSNDHSCVKLIWAIQNTALELKKQTQAYEGNDMASFWKLFSNFYFNMEILRYRETYILYPVAYRALGEHSEKRMDSALADALFSCRTGALTFEQLELIFRLLPLDVAFIGADDRVKFYSDPPHRIFPRSPQVIGRLVQNCHPPKSVSTVEEILSSFKEGREDSAEFYLVVRGAFVHIQYYAVRSMDGKYLGTLEVTQDATHLRSLSGEKRLL
- a CDS encoding nucleoside-diphosphate kinase yields the protein MEQSLSYVLVTPYTVAKSRTGGVLSRLLSRISLELVGAQMIAMDQTITEEYASIIKTREKDEGANISNLLSSYIEQNLGPTGGVKHRSLLLLFKGEHPCEELTKVVGSFQKEARLVENVTGMSIRDTYADLIYTDEKESDVLYFEPAVITAQSQNEADQTLALFGAWLPGKNNIVKNRPDEYYEKAQRTLVIIKPDNWKYASSRPGMIIDMFSRSGLRIVGIKVLKMSVAQALQFYGPTKEGLKAKLAPIYGMQARELLEGEFNVLLGDQLQNILTNSFGDMYSEEQFERIVEFMAGIKPSECKAEDLDKPGLVKCMVLIYEGVDAVSKIRTILGATDPNKALAGTIRREFGSNIRVNAAHASDSPENAQREMGVLEAEENFNATLIKGYLESRATASPR
- a CDS encoding isochorismatase family cysteine hydrolase, giving the protein MIDMQKDFVSGSLGTVEAQAVVDKVVAKVIGHQGSLAYTLDTHEADYLETSEGKHLPVPHCIKGEEGHQLVDQLKEPLKDAMVFEKPTFGSVELATYIAGDETITEVELVGVCTDICVVSNALLIKAMRPEIPVLVDASCCAGTTPGNHQAALETMHSCQIEVFS
- a CDS encoding desulfoferrodoxin family protein, producing the protein MAKKLHFYRCPICHSMVDLVYDEGHSLHCCETEMQLLKPRTADERDANHEIVLTHRGDLLYVKVGSKPHPQSDDHQVTTIFLVTKHHTRRHDIRKGTPASAVFTDTDHGDVYAYCNKEGLFKVSF
- a CDS encoding PstS family phosphate ABC transporter substrate-binding protein — encoded protein: MKRLSIIVLMVITLASLGAAGKSESENVATSSFSWIEGPEVEGLPGVNPLKVSGNIITAGSSTVYPLSERMAERFKEEGYSGVITIDSIGSGAGFERFTVSGETDISNASRGIKASEIEDAKKIGRNPIEFRVGTDALAVVVSKENTFLKDATMEELGKIFSTAKLWSDINPAYPAEPIQRFIPGTDSGTFDYFSEEVFDKNPEPMLSAGHLQLSEDDNILVQGIKGSPYAIGFFGYAYYSENEDSLNILSINGIEASKANVDNNSYPLARPLFLYSDAEIMKSKPQVAAFLDFYLSYVNEEVVGVGYFPANEDELNKARQAWLDATQGAY